In Lolium rigidum isolate FL_2022 chromosome 7, APGP_CSIRO_Lrig_0.1, whole genome shotgun sequence, the DNA window CCAAATCTCCACGAGGCCAAAAATCTCCgtgcaggccaccaaacaaaATCGCTTTTATGGCCCATGatccgtcttgaacacgcaggagGTTCCTTCCCGCTGCGTCTGTGATGCAGAAAATCGGCGCAGACAACCAAACGCGCCCAAGATGATCTACAAGTGGTACTTTCGAACAATTGGATTCGGCGGAGTTCCCAGCGAGACTTTTCGAAAGATCCGGTTTCTCTTTAGCTTTGATCGATTCTCGCTTTCTAGTTTGGTGCCACTATCATTATCACTGAATAAAGACACATGACGCACTCCAGAAAAACAAACTGAGAACTACCTGCAACGTGGTGAAATGATAACCCTCCAGCCATCGCTTCAGGCTTTGCTCGCTAGGCCGGCGTCCGGTGGCCGTCCACGTCCTCCTTGCCGGTCGCCACGTTCGCCACCGGCAAGCCTCACCACACGCACCATCCGTCCATCCCATGTGAGGACGGCAAGGGAGAGCCCGACAGAGCGCACGACAGGCACGAACACACAACGTCCATGGTGCTGACGGAAACCACGATGCCCAGGGCAAGACGACACTCGACAGCGAACAATAGAGGAATAATTGCACACATTCACTGGATCCTACAACGGTGGAACACCTGTATTGCATTATATAAGTATTGTCATCATCTATAACAACAGGCCATCACGATTTGACATGGCTCCGGCCCATATCGGCCTTGACAAATTTTTCTAAGTGGTCATCTACGTCGAGACGCCAGGGTCGTCATCACCTATGATGAACACCCCTCAGCAAGAGGCAAAATTAACAAGAAGTGTCGATAGCTTTGAGGACTCCGGCCAACAATGCGGATTAAACACATAGTACAAAAGAACCAAGAAGAATCAATGAATAATGCTGACAGGCTAGCTCTTCATTGGGCCATCCTCGAGGTCAAGCTCATCAGATGGCACCCCGCTCAGTCTGGACTTCAAGGTCAAGGGCACGTCCTCACCATCCAGCATGTCGCTCTTGTTCCGTGGGATTGCGGCGGTGGCCTTCTTCTCAGACTCCATGGCCCAGCTATAGACTACCATGCCCATAATGGCCAGCAACATCCCCAGTATGTTCTTGATGGTGAGAGCCGAGTCGAACAGAATCCAGCCGAGGATCAGCACACACACGGTTTTCATGTGGCCTAGGACCTGGAAGGAGGTTGCAGAGAACCGGCCGATGCAGAGGTACTGGCTCATGTTGCAGAAGACAGCCAAGGAGCATGAAAGCAGTATGAAGAACTGTAATGGGATGATTAACAAAGGGGATTGTCAGAACAGATAGAAATTGTTTCCAGGAAGAGTATTAAAGCAGGAGAAAGAGCTGCATGATTAAAACATCATGAAGAACTGCGTAGAGAACAGCAAGCTTTTTTTTTTAGTTAAGCTGGAAATATTGTTGTGAATAACAGTAAACCACAGTGTAACTTATTCACAAATGATATGATGGAAATTAGTGCTGTCACGGTGAATGTTAGCACTGAAGGAACTTTTCAAGAAGAATATTAAGCAAAACATACAAAAGACCAAGGGAGAAAAGTGCTGTCACGGTTCCATGAAATAATCACAAGAATCTGGAATGTGAATTGCTAAGTAGAGGACTCGGAGATGTCAGATACTCAATTTAACATTGACATGAATCAAAAGCATGGTTTTATTTACTGAAAAACGTGTGCCAGAATAGAACTTACAGTTGCCCCCGTTGAAAAGCTGTAGTTAAATAGCCATTGTCCATTGAGGTAGTAATCCACAAATGGGCCCAGTATAATAAGTGACACTGCCTGTATCGGTGCAGTTTTGCTCAGCAGCTCAAATGACCCAATGCTGTACTTCTTCTGGAAGGAGCCAATTGTCTGGAACAAGAACCAATCATTGTCAGAACCAAGAACATGCGGAACTTATTAAACTGCATGGGTATTATTAGTAAAATattttgcaaaaaataaaaagatTCTGTTTAGCgctcagtaaaaaaaaaaatctactctTCATCAACAATGTTGAAGCAGTAGTAATCATCTTCCAAAACTTCCAAGccacaattttgtactccctctgatcctgtGATCCATAGTAAGTTTCGGGGTTTTGATCAAATTTAAAGTAAAACCATGACACTTACCATGGGTCGGCGGGAGTATCTAATATCACCTATGAAGAGTCCAAAATGCATTATCATCTCTAGATTTAGCAACAGAAATGTAAATAGTCCAACAGTATATGCTGATTCCTGAAAATCGAAAGGCTAGTACATAACTAGCAAAAGCAAGTTCCCCATGTAAGGCAAGCCAACAAAGGGCAGGAGAATGCAAACAAGTAATTTATCATGAGAAGGTCAACTCCAGAGCATGTGCTGCCATCTATTAACTTATGAATCGTACTGCAGGTCAACAATGAAAATGCAGGTTTTGATGCCATGTGTTGCAACAGTTAAAATGCACTATTGGGATTTCCAATGTTGAGGTTTCTTATTGCAGAGTTTTGACTGGGCATCATTAGAATAAGAGTGATATTCACATGACAGCAGAGGCGCTACCACATGTCCACAGCTCACGGTAATACTAACAAGTGAAGTCAACAAATGGCCAGAATGGGCAACGAATATTTGGCTTTGGTGCGGCATCGTTTCACCCAATGGTGCTCGTTATCAGGAACGTATGTTAGCATTATCTTGCGCGGAATTTACAGGGCGAATCTCCAATACGagtactagtagtagtaataaCATTGTAAGACAGAAGCAGGAATGTCAGATGCATAGATTCTGGTAGTatcgagggagagagagagagagagagagagagagagagagagagagagagagataaaagGGGGAGGAGCTCACAATCTGCTGAAGCGATGTGCAGAAGACGGCGACGCAGGCACAGATGAAGCCCTTGGCGTTGACCTCGACGTCGGTGACGGTGCAAATCCCGACGCCCgctgcgacgacgacgacggcggataTGACCTTGGTGGTGTAGTGCTTGCTGTTGATGACCCACTCCATGAGGCAGACGACGGGGATCATGCTGAGCTTGGAAATCTGCCGCACATATTCAGCCACCGCACGACGACAGGAGAAAGAAAGAAGGACAAGGGGGTATGGCGAATGGCAGGCGTGGCGCGTGGCTTACCTGGTAGAATCCGACGGAGTTGAGCATGAGGCTGAGGTTCATGCCGGTGATGGAGGTGTTGGCGACGAGCGAGAACCAGACGAGCTCCCAGAGCGGGACGTGCTTGGAGGCGGAGTAGCCGCTGGCCCGGGAAATCCAGCCCACCAGCGCCGTGACGGTGAAGTGGAAGCCGGTCAACGTGGTGGCTGCGTTGGGTCAAGGGGAGGGGGGGGAAAGAAAGGAGCGTCGTCAGATCCGGGGTGGAGCTGGGAGGCGGCGGATCCAGATCTggggggaggagggaggcgggggcGTACCGAAGGAGAAGGCGTAGCCGGCGGAGGACATGAGCTGCTTGTTGGCCATGATGATGCCGACGGAGCTGACGACGTTCATCCCCCAGGCGCCCAGGTCGGACACCACCGGcggcttcttctccgcctccatGTCCGCCGCTGTCGGAGGGAAGCCCGGAGGAGGGAGGAAGGGCTCGGCACGGTTCGTCTGTCTCGGCTCGGCTGCGCTGCGCTTCTACCCTCACGCGGGAGGGGCCGGTGGGTTATAAAGGAGAGAGGGGAAGCGTTGCCGCCTAGGCACggaagggaggggaggggagtgtGGGAGGGGGTTTCGAATTGTGCAGTGCTGCCGGAAACGTCAACGGCAAGGGGGAGGCCGGTGAAAGATTTGAGATTTCCCGGTGGTGGGTAAGAAGAAGAAGGGACGACGGACGGGGACGGACGGAGACGACGACAGGGAAGAGGTGTTCTCGGCTCGGGCTGAGGCTGGATCTCTGGTGCGCCGAGCCTGCTTTTTCCCTTTCCGTGCAGTTTCCCCTCGATTTTTGCGCGTGGCCCGCAGGATTTTTTCCACACTCGTTTCAATTCGAAGCCGTCGCGACCGTTTCCGTTCCCCTCGCGGTGGGGCCGCACCGTTAAAGCCGAAAGCTCTCCTCCTAGTACTGTGCTCTTGGTCCTACTCACAAGCGTGAAATTGTTTTTCTCTATTATCATGAAATCCAGCTAATGAGCTTCTTTCTTCTCTGAACTCTATTTGATTTGAAGGATACAATACACACAAAAACACTGTTTTATGCATAAggggaaataggtgaagctggtgTGGCATACGCAGCAACAGGATAGCAAAAACTTGCCTTATTCGTGTGGAAAAGGTTAAATGAAATTAATCTACATCTTTAAAAGCATCCGAGCATTTGAAATGGTTCTCAAGAGGAATGTATTCAACGGGAGAAGAGCACTGGTGCACCATCATCACTGGCTCTAACCAGTTATGGTTAGATCATAGTTTTTTAACAGCATCCGAACATTTCAAATGGTTCTCAAAAGGGACATCTTCAGCGGGAGAAGAGTACCGGTGCACCGACATCACTCGCTCTAACCAGTTATGGTTAGATCATATTTTTTTTACATTGGAGAGCAAACTCAGTGAACAAGAGGACCAAAAAAACACTATAAGAGCTAAAACTGTAGTACCAGCCAATCAATATCAGTTTAATTTAAAGTCAAAAGCTCTCCTAGTACTATACTCTCCATCGCACTTATAAAGGTGGAATTTCTTTCTCTATTAAATCCAGCTATAGACTTTATTTCCCGAACTCTGTTGATTTCAAGATAGAAGAAAAAAACCATTTTATGCATAAGGGGAAATATGTAAAGCAGGTGTAACACACGCAGCAACAAAATAGTAAAAACTTGTCATTTTCGCGTGAAATAAAGGTTAACTCAAATTAATCTCCATCTTTAACAGCATCCAAACATTAAAATAGATCTCAAAAGGGACATCTTCAACGAGAGAAAGAGCACCGGTGCACCATCATCACTGGCTCTAACTAGTTATGGTTAGATCATAATTTTTTACCTTGGAGAAAAAACTCAACGAACTAGAGGACAAAGAAATAACCTATAAGTGCTAAAATTATAGTATCAGCCACTCAGTGTCAGTTTAATTCAAAGGTGAAAGCTCTCCCAGTATTGTACTCTTCATCATTCTCACAAAGGTGGAATTTCTTTGTCTATTAAATCTACCTAGAGACTTTATTTCCTAAACTCTGTTGATTTGAAAGGTAGAAGACACAAGAACTGTTTATTCATAAGGGAAAATAGGTAAAGCAGGTGTGACATACACATCAACAAAATAGCAAAAACTTGTCTTATTCGTGTGAAAAAAGTTAAATGAAATTAAATTCCATCTTTAACATCATCCGAACATTTAAAATGGTTCTCAAAAGGGACAACTTCAACGAGAGAAGAGCACCGGTGCACCATCATCACTTGCTCTAACCAGTTATGGTTAGATCATGATTTTTTTACCTTGGAGAGCAAACTCAACGAACTAGAGGACAAAGAAATAACTTATAAGTGCTAAAGTTATAGTAATCCTAGTATTGTACTGCGAGTGCTAAAATTAAGTGCATCATAACTTTCCAAACGGAGTACCAGCCAGTCAATATTGGTTTAATTTAAAGCTGAAAGATCTCCTAGTATTGTACTCTTCTTCGTACTTACAAAGGTGGAATTTCTTTCTCTATTAAATCTAGCTAGAGACTTTATTTCCTGAACTCTGTTGATTTGAAAGATAGAAGACACAAAAACTGTCTCATGCATAAGGGGAAATATGTAAAGCAGGTGTAACAcacacagcaacaaaatagtaaaAACTTGTCATTTTCGCTTCAAATAAAGGTTAAATGAAATTAATCTCCATCTTTAACAACATCCAAACATTGAAAATGGTTCTCAAAAGGGACATCTTCAACGGAAGAAGAGTACCAGTGCACCATCATCACTGGCTCTAACCAGTTATGGTTAGATAATAACTTTTTACCTTGGAGAGCAAACTCAACGAACTTGAGGATAAGGAAATAACCTATAAGTGCTAAAATTATTGTATGAGACATTCAATGTCAATTTAATTCAAAGGTGAAAGCTCTCCTAGTATTGTACTCTTCGTCATGCTCACAAAGGTGGAATTTCTTTGTCTATTAAATCTACCTAGAGACTTTATTTCCTAAACTCTGTTCATTTCAAAGGTAGAAGACACAAAAAAATTGTTTCATGCATAAGGGGATATATGTAAAGCAAGTGTGACATACACATCAACAAAATAGCAAAAAACGTGTCTTATTCGTGTGAAAAAAGTTAAATGAAATTAATCTCCATCTTTAAAAGCATCCGAAGAGTTAAAATGATTCTCAAAAGAGACATAGTCAACAAGAGAACGACACAAAGTGCACCTTCACCACCAGCTCTATCAAACTATGGCTAGATCTTACATTTTTAATGCAGAGAGCAAACTCAACTCAATCAACTAGAGATCCATGAAACAACCTATAATAGTTCTAAACAATATACTATGAAGCATTCAATATCACTTCGGTTTTTAAAATTAAGGGTGTTGTTAGTATCAACCAGTTTAGACGGATTGATTGCTAAATGTAAATTTTAGGGCATTTACCAAAGTCTTGGAAAATAAAACTGATCAACAATAACCATTGTCAGACAAGTTTCATTAGAGGCGGATGTATTCCTGACGGCATTCTGGATTTGTGGTGATCCATGAGATTTTACATGAACTTAGAATCAAGTAGAAAACTAGCTAATTACATTTTGAAAATGCATACAAGAGAGTGGATTAGGAGTTTCTGGAAGAGGTAATGATCAAAAGGGGGTTTGACTCCATAGGGGTTTAAATGTGTGATGTAGGCAGTCAAACATTGGTCATTTTCCTATCAACATTAACGCGGAGCATCAGCCCCTTTTTTGTCGGGATGCTCTCACTCTTTTAAATATCACATGATGAAGTGGAGAATGTGTGTAGATTAAGTATTTTGTGGGTTTGTGATAAGCGTCACTATGATGATGCATATATGTTTGCTATTGAAATGGATTTGGAAGTTATTCAACAACCCAAATGACAGTCCTTTGTTGAAATTTAAAAAATCCTAATGGGGCTCTATTATTATGAATGATTCAACATGTCACGGTTCTAGAATGATCTATAATGTGTGGAACAATGGTTCAAGTGGGGTATTGTTAATGTAGGTGATGGGAAACAAACCAGATTTGGGTTTGATGTTTGGGTTAAGGATGCTCCATTTAAAAGTAGGTTTCCATCTCTTTTTTTGGGTTATTGTTAATCCCTTTGCTTCTGTGAGGGTAATTATGATCTATCTATTTACTCGTGCAACATAATTTTCAAAAGGGATTTTGGGAAAGAAGAAATTGACTTGTGGGATAAGTTACCAAATATGGTTCAACACATGTTTTTATCCATGATATTTGCTTATGAGGGGGTATGATATCCTATTTGGGAGAAGATATGGAAATCAAAATTTCCTTTGAAAACTATGTTCTTCTTGTGGtaggtcattgatacgtctctgacgtatcgataatttcttatgttccatgccacattattgatgatatctacatgttttatgcacactttatgtcatattcgtgcattttctggaactaacctattaacaagatgccgaagtgccagttctcgttttctgctgtttttggtttcgaaatcctagtaaagaaatattctcggaattggacgaaatcaacgcccgggttcctattttgcccggaagcatccggaacacccgagagccgccggagagggggcacgagcccaccagaccataggccggcgcggcctgggggtggcccgcgcccccctatggtgtcgtcgccccgttgaccttctgacgccgcctcttcgcctatataaagcccctcgacctaaaacctcgataccgagagccacgatacgagaaaccttccagagccgccgccatcgcgaagccaagatctgggggacaggagtctctgttccggcacgccgccgggacggggaagtgcccccggaaggctcctccatcgacaccaccgccatcttcatcaacgctgctctctcccatgaggagggagtagttctccatcgaggctcggggctgtaccggtagctatgtggttaatctctctcctatgtacttcaatacaataatctcatgagctgccttacatgattgagattcatatgatgatgcttgtaatctagatgtcattgtgctagtcaagtgggttttacttatgtgatctccggagactccttgtcccacgtgtgtaaaggtgacagtgtgtgcaccgtgtgggtctcttaggctatatttcacagaatacttattcactgttatgaatggcgtagtgaagtgcttatttatatctctttatgattgcaatgtgttttgtatcacaatttatctgtgtgctactctagtgatgttattaaagtagtttattcctcctgcacggtgtaatggtgacagtgtgtgcatccgtattagtacttggcgtaggctatgattatgatctcttgtagattatgaagttaactattgctatgatggtattgatgtgatctattcctcctacatggtgtgaaggtgacagtgtgcatgctatgttagtacttggtttagtcgtattgatctttcatgcactctaaggttatttaaatatgaacattgaatactgtggagcttgttaactccggcattgagggttcgtgtaatcctacgcaatgtgttcatcatccaacaagagagtgtagagtatgcatttatctattctgttatgtgatcaaagttgagagtgtccactagtgaaagtctaatccctgggccttgcttccaagcatcgaatctccgtttgtttactgttttgttgcatgtttactcgctgccatattttattcagattgctattaccactcatactcatccatattacttgcatctcactatctcttcgccgaactagtgcacctatacatctgacaagtgtattaggtgtgttggggacacaagagacttcttgctttgtggttgcagggttgcttgagagggatatctttgacctcttcctccctgagatcgataaaccttgggtgatccacttaagggaaacttgctgctgttctacaaacctctgctcttggaggcccaacactgtctacaagaatagaagctcccgtagacatc includes these proteins:
- the LOC124673770 gene encoding UDP-rhamnose/UDP-galactose transporter 2-like; this encodes MEAEKKPPVVSDLGAWGMNVVSSVGIIMANKQLMSSAGYAFSFATTLTGFHFTVTALVGWISRASGYSASKHVPLWELVWFSLVANTSITGMNLSLMLNSVGFYQISKLSMIPVVCLMEWVINSKHYTTKVISAVVVVAAGVGICTVTDVEVNAKGFICACVAVFCTSLQQITIGSFQKKYSIGSFELLSKTAPIQAVSLIILGPFVDYYLNGQWLFNYSFSTGATFFILLSCSLAVFCNMSQYLCIGRFSATSFQVLGHMKTVCVLILGWILFDSALTIKNILGMLLAIMGMVVYSWAMESEKKATAAIPRNKSDMLDGEDVPLTLKSRLSGVPSDELDLEDGPMKS